A region of Fibrobacter succinogenes subsp. succinogenes S85 DNA encodes the following proteins:
- a CDS encoding BspA family leucine-rich repeat surface protein, with translation MREMFAFSRFNGDISGWNVSNVTDMGSMFWRSKFNGDISHWDVSNVTYMACMFSCSKFNGDISRWNVSRVTDMRGMFVHSPFNGDVSHWNVSNVKDFGCMFDESATEWAMCYPSWYKGKRVNGIVAENRENLIEIIKAVIKRNGSECDLNYIDVSQVTNMRYLFVHSQFNGDISGWDVSNVTDMRGMFRDSLFEGDISQWNVSKETVKDSMFFNSGIEKNNRYPSWYGKDEQVHKVVARDRDHLIELIDAAIERNGLECDLNFIDVSQVTDMSWLFGFYSLDDETDEEIPEEEMDDSQRKALKRSQFDGDISQWDVSHVTNMKAMFFSSSFNGDIGQWDVSCAKDMKGVFFNSQFNGDISGWNVSNVTDMTGMFWYSKFNRDISKWNVSNETVKDNMFLESATEWANCYPSWYGIDERNQKVVATDCYNLMEIIDAAIERKGLQCDLNYIDVSQVTDMRKLFGFTRIFNDYGEEIPDEEYAEWNRKTLLRNKFNGDISGWDVSNVTDMTDMFRGSDFNGDISQWDVSNVTNMEGLFVSSKFNGDISRWNVSNVTDMNNMFGNTEFNGDISGWDVSNVTNMMGMFWCSKFNGDISQWDVSNVTDMYGMFECSKFNGDISHWDVSHVTNMKNMFYSSEFNGDISQWNVSNVTEMSSMFQCSKFNGDICHWNVSHVTNMKDLFHGSEFNGDISQWNVSNVTEMSGMFQYSKFKGDISQWDMSNVTDKEYMFDDDDDEMFDENDE, from the coding sequence ATGAGAGAAATGTTTGCTTTCTCTCGGTTTAATGGCGATATTAGTGGGTGGAACGTATCAAACGTGACGGATATGGGAAGCATGTTTTGGAGGTCTAAATTCAATGGCGATATCAGTCATTGGGATGTGTCTAATGTGACGTACATGGCGTGTATGTTTAGCTGTTCTAAGTTCAATGGTGATATCAGCCGTTGGAATGTGTCTCGTGTGACAGATATGAGAGGCATGTTTGTTCATTCTCCATTCAATGGCGATGTCAGTCATTGGAATGTATCGAATGTGAAAGATTTTGGCTGTATGTTTGACGAATCTGCTACGGAATGGGCGATGTGTTATCCGTCCTGGTATAAGGGTAAGCGAGTAAATGGGATTGTTGCCGAGAACCGCGAAAATCTTATTGAAATTATTAAAGCCGTAATTAAAAGAAATGGCTCAGAGTGTGATTTGAATTATATTGACGTGTCGCAAGTGACGAATATGAGATATCTGTTTGTTCATTCACAATTCAATGGCGATATTAGTGGGTGGGATGTGTCGAATGTGACAGATATGAGGGGAATGTTTAGAGATTCTCTGTTTGAAGGTGATATCAGTCAGTGGAATGTCTCGAAAGAAACGGTTAAGGATAGTATGTTTTTCAACTCTGGTATTGAAAAAAACAATCGCTATCCATCTTGGTATGGAAAAGATGAACAGGTCCATAAGGTTGTTGCTCGGGATCGTGATCATCTTATCGAGCTTATTGATGCGGCAATTGAAAGAAATGGTCTTGAATGTGACTTGAATTTTATTGATGTGTCGCAGGTGACGGATATGAGTTGGCTGTTTGGTTTTTATTCGCTTGATGATGAAACGGATGAAGAAATTCCCGAAGAAGAAATGGATGATTCGCAAAGAAAAGCTTTAAAAAGAAGTCAATTTGATGGCGATATCAGTCAATGGGATGTGTCGCATGTGACAAACATGAAAGCGATGTTTTTTTCCTCTTCTTTTAATGGAGATATCGGTCAGTGGGACGTGTCATGCGCGAAAGACATGAAAGGGGTGTTTTTCAATTCACAATTCAATGGTGATATTAGCGGGTGGAATGTATCGAATGTGACTGATATGACGGGGATGTTTTGGTACTCTAAATTCAACAGAGACATTAGTAAATGGAATGTGTCAAATGAGACGGTTAAGGATAATATGTTTCTAGAGTCTGCTACGGAATGGGCGAATTGCTATCCGTCCTGGTATGGGATAGATGAACGGAACCAAAAAGTTGTTGCTACTGACTGTTATAATCTTATGGAGATTATTGATGCGGCGATTGAAAGAAAGGGCTTGCAATGTGACCTGAATTATATTGACGTGTCGCAAGTGACGGATATGCGCAAGTTGTTTGGGTTTACGCGGATTTTTAATGATTACGGTGAAGAAATTCCCGATGAGGAGTATGCTGAATGGAATAGAAAAACACTATTGAGAAACAAATTTAATGGCGATATCAGTGGGTGGGATGTGTCGAACGTGACGGATATGACGGATATGTTTCGCGGTTCTGATTTCAATGGTGACATCAGTCAATGGGATGTGTCAAATGTAACGAACATGGAAGGGCTTTTTGTCAGCTCAAAATTTAACGGCGATATCAGTCGATGGAATGTATCGAACGTGACGGATATGAACAATATGTTTGGCAACACTGAATTCAATGGCGATATCAGCGGGTGGGATGTATCAAACGTGACTAATATGATGGGAATGTTTTGGTGTTCTAAATTCAACGGCGATATTAGTCAATGGGATGTGTCAAATGTGACAGATATGTATGGCATGTTTGAATGTTCTAAGTTCAATGGCGATATTAGCCATTGGGATGTATCTCATGTGACGAATATGAAAAACATGTTTTATAGTTCCGAATTCAATGGCGATATCAGTCAATGGAATGTCTCAAATGTGACGGAAATGAGCAGCATGTTTCAATGTTCTAAGTTCAATGGCGACATCTGCCATTGGAATGTATCCCATGTGACGAATATGAAAGACTTGTTTCATGGTTCCGAATTTAATGGTGATATCAGTCAATGGAATGTCTCAAATGTGACGGAAATGAGCGGCATGTTTCAATATTCAAAATTCAAAGGCGACATCAGTCAGTGGGATATGTCAAATGTTACAGATAAAGAGTATATGTTTGATGACGATGATGATGAAATGTTTGACGAAAATGATGAGTAG
- a CDS encoding BspA family leucine-rich repeat surface protein yields the protein MIAQNREHLIELIDKAIEENGLECDLNFIDVSQVTDMHELFGFVPIDDDIPEEEFDEELRKAKKRSSFNGNISHWDVSNVTSMSDMFRQSQFNGDISNWDVSSVTDMWGMFKKSQFKGNISRWNVSNVKSMGYMFSESQFNGNLSCWNVSNVTDMSYMFDESQFNGDISSWNVSNVTNMSLMFEHSPFNGNISQWNVYRVKNFSYMFAGSRFNKNIDRWFLSHAANVEGMFDESVTEWANCYPSWYRNEGRINRVVASDLENLIEIVDAAIERKGLECDLNYIDVSHVTDMRSLFGFEGAYDPERDADVIAEFNDLDRKAFKRSKFNGNICQWNVSNVTNMNGMFENSQFKGNIGQWNVLKVTDMGDMFAGAMFNGDISQWDVSNVKCMAHLFYASQFDGDISRWDVFGVTDMHAMFEDSQYNGDLSRWDVSNVTDMHAMFKDSQFNGDISWWNVSNVKNMHAMFEGSQFNGDISRWNVSNVTDMGSMFANSQFDGDISQWDVSSVTDMSKMFACDSVVYGEFNPFCGDISLWNVSKVKNMSGMFRGSEFNDDISLWNVSGVTNMSVMFSYSQFNGDISQWDVSRVTNMSSMFAHSRFNKDISQWNVSIDATLGNMFNDSAIEWANDYPSWYRIARPTNRIVARDKDHLDKIVRAVIGRKGPKCDLNYIDVSNVTDMSGLFVDSNFNGDISQWNVSNVTDMSGMFLGSNFNGNISQWDVSKVTNMTGMFEESEFNGDISSWNVSKVTNMTEMFKKSQFNCDISGWDVSSVVEAKSMFENSQFKRNIRSWKLKMRNYRGSILDDVFNGTPNYSALEKAAELLDDDFFYEI from the coding sequence ATGATCGCCCAGAACAGAGAACATCTCATTGAACTTATTGATAAAGCTATTGAAGAAAACGGTCTTGAATGCGATTTGAATTTTATCGATGTGTCGCAAGTGACTGATATGCATGAGTTGTTCGGATTCGTTCCGATTGATGATGATATTCCTGAAGAAGAATTTGATGAAGAGCTTCGAAAAGCAAAAAAAAGAAGTTCGTTTAATGGAAATATCAGCCATTGGGACGTATCCAATGTGACAAGTATGAGCGATATGTTTAGACAATCGCAATTTAATGGTGATATTAGTAATTGGGATGTCTCTAGTGTGACTGATATGTGGGGTATGTTTAAGAAATCTCAATTTAAAGGAAATATTAGCAGATGGAACGTATCCAATGTAAAGAGTATGGGGTATATGTTCAGTGAATCTCAATTCAATGGAAACCTAAGTTGTTGGAATGTCTCAAATGTAACGGATATGAGTTATATGTTTGATGAATCCCAATTCAATGGTGATATTAGTAGTTGGAATGTATCCAATGTGACGAATATGAGTCTTATGTTTGAACACTCCCCATTCAATGGAAACATTAGTCAATGGAATGTGTATCGTGTTAAAAATTTTAGTTATATGTTTGCTGGTTCTCGGTTTAATAAGAATATTGACCGATGGTTTTTATCGCATGCTGCAAATGTGGAGGGAATGTTTGATGAATCTGTTACGGAATGGGCGAATTGCTATCCGTCCTGGTATAGAAATGAAGGACGGATAAATAGAGTTGTGGCTAGTGACCTTGAAAATCTTATTGAAATTGTTGATGCTGCTATTGAGAGAAAAGGTTTAGAATGTGACTTGAATTATATAGATGTGTCGCATGTGACTGATATGAGAAGTTTGTTTGGATTTGAAGGAGCTTATGATCCTGAACGAGATGCGGATGTCATTGCGGAATTTAATGATTTGGATCGAAAAGCATTTAAAAGAAGCAAGTTTAATGGGAATATCTGCCAATGGAATGTATCCAATGTGACGAATATGAACGGAATGTTTGAAAATTCTCAATTTAAAGGAAACATTGGTCAATGGAATGTATTGAAAGTGACTGATATGGGGGATATGTTTGCTGGGGCGATGTTCAATGGCGATATTAGTCAGTGGGATGTATCTAACGTAAAATGTATGGCTCATTTGTTTTATGCATCTCAATTTGATGGTGATATCAGTCGGTGGGATGTATTTGGTGTGACTGATATGCATGCCATGTTTGAAGATTCCCAATACAATGGTGATCTTAGTCGGTGGGACGTATCAAATGTGACTGATATGCATGCTATGTTTAAAGATTCCCAATTTAATGGTGATATTAGTTGGTGGAACGTGTCAAATGTGAAAAACATGCATGCTATGTTTGAAGGATCTCAGTTTAATGGTGATATTAGTCGGTGGAATGTGTCAAATGTAACGGATATGGGAAGCATGTTTGCTAATTCTCAATTTGACGGTGATATTAGTCAATGGGATGTGTCGAGTGTGACGGACATGAGTAAGATGTTTGCGTGCGATTCTGTTGTGTATGGAGAGTTCAATCCATTCTGTGGCGACATTAGCCTATGGAACGTGTCAAAAGTGAAGAATATGAGCGGGATGTTTCGGGGATCTGAATTCAATGACGATATCAGCCTTTGGAATGTGTCAGGTGTGACTAATATGAGTGTTATGTTTTCATATTCACAATTTAACGGTGATATCAGCCAGTGGGATGTGTCAAGAGTTACTAATATGAGCTCTATGTTTGCGCATTCCCGATTTAACAAAGATATCAGTCAATGGAATGTGTCTATTGATGCCACATTGGGTAATATGTTTAATGACTCAGCCATTGAATGGGCTAACGATTATCCTTCTTGGTATAGAATTGCTAGACCAACGAATAGGATTGTCGCTAGAGACAAAGATCATCTTGATAAAATTGTACGTGCTGTAATAGGAAGAAAAGGACCTAAATGTGATTTGAACTATATTGATGTTTCAAATGTGACGGATATGAGCGGTTTGTTTGTTGATTCCAATTTTAATGGTGACATTAGTCAATGGAATGTCTCGAATGTGACGGATATGAGTGGTATGTTCTTGGGTTCCAATTTCAATGGTAACATTAGTCAGTGGGATGTTTCTAAAGTCACAAATATGACTGGAATGTTTGAAGAATCCGAATTCAATGGCGATATCAGTTCGTGGAATGTTTCTAAAGTCACGAATATGACTGAAATGTTCAAGAAATCCCAATTCAATTGTGATATTAGCGGATGGGACGTGTCTAGCGTTGTTGAGGCTAAGTCTATGTTTGAAAACTCTCAATTTAAGCGTAATATTCGCTCATGGAAATTGAAAATGCGAAATTACAGGGGCTCGATATTAGACGATGTGTTCAATGGAACACCAAATTATAGTGCTCTTGAAAAGGCTGCAGAATTATTAGATGACGACTTTTTTTATGAAATTTAG
- a CDS encoding AAA family ATPase, producing MNKKEYFQNIANKLQSNTPQGCTSSKFTLLKVLEYWVRYLQANPDYLNPEAVVGLMDFETQTELVNALAQIDRQNKLDGSAPLSVARGNYCGAHGAIFLKKYPHKDFHVEVARSIENIKHLSKDVFTDNEWKRFLNTVIPLFMKFAWQELNKGTDESDSTMQRVEKLQEMFHLNDDEIELILYLWIQEYDEMDVKSIKKRLTCGMRTRFTEKDLELIPIATGLSKQRLSELTNSDALISKLGILDNDMDLDGDIVRHLNGQNEITKVGDIGIAEDSKIPFETLAKDRPEADTLVYLLANHDYKKPLNILFYGRAGTGKTELSKALANELGLKMYTIKAPAEQDRFGGEGGMYDAILRRRVRTLRLAAWQCENTNAIILVDEADQMLNWLEKGMLNMLMEDIHTPIIWISNSMTFVEESTRRRFDFSMEFKNFTAEKRALQLHSVLNVLHVPDMISEEEIQNIAAEYPVTVGGYTKAVQNAIPAAKQDKGIAVTVIRKMLDAHANLLNIARDNTREKTTHAPAYTLTGLNIDQNIDDIVEIAENFNGIWDKLNGKDAAQSLNILLYGAPGTGKTEFVRFLARKLNRNLVVKRASDLLGMYVGETEAKIKAAFEEAEERKAILFFDEADSFLNDRNGAVRNFEVTQVNELLTQMENFNGIFIAATNFNARLDNASRRRFALKVKFDYLTREGIETVWHSFFPKLECPAQVKHMTTLAPGDFSAVYNQLRYLPAHKLTTDCIADALEKEVEAKEGSDNKRKMGF from the coding sequence ATGAATAAAAAAGAATACTTCCAGAACATCGCCAACAAGCTCCAGAGCAACACGCCGCAAGGCTGCACAAGCTCCAAGTTCACGCTTTTGAAGGTGTTGGAATACTGGGTCCGTTATTTGCAAGCAAACCCCGACTATCTCAACCCCGAAGCAGTCGTCGGCCTCATGGATTTTGAAACACAAACCGAACTCGTCAACGCGCTCGCCCAAATTGACAGACAAAATAAACTTGACGGTTCCGCACCTCTCTCCGTCGCACGAGGCAACTACTGCGGCGCACATGGAGCAATATTCCTCAAGAAATACCCGCACAAAGATTTCCACGTCGAGGTCGCCCGCAGCATCGAAAATATCAAGCACCTTTCCAAGGACGTTTTCACCGATAATGAATGGAAGCGTTTTCTCAACACTGTCATTCCGCTGTTCATGAAATTCGCCTGGCAGGAACTCAACAAAGGCACCGACGAAAGCGACTCCACCATGCAGCGAGTTGAAAAGCTCCAGGAAATGTTCCACCTGAACGACGACGAAATTGAACTCATTCTCTATCTCTGGATTCAGGAATACGATGAAATGGACGTCAAAAGCATCAAGAAGCGCTTGACTTGCGGGATGAGGACCCGTTTCACGGAAAAAGACTTGGAACTCATTCCCATCGCCACCGGACTTTCCAAGCAGCGACTTTCTGAACTGACCAACAGCGATGCGCTCATTTCCAAGCTCGGCATTCTTGACAACGATATGGATCTGGACGGGGACATTGTCCGCCACCTGAACGGTCAAAACGAGATTACTAAAGTTGGCGATATCGGCATTGCCGAAGATTCCAAGATTCCGTTCGAGACACTCGCCAAGGACCGCCCGGAAGCTGATACGCTCGTGTACTTGCTCGCTAATCACGATTACAAGAAGCCGCTCAACATTCTGTTCTACGGTCGCGCGGGTACCGGCAAGACTGAGCTTTCAAAAGCACTCGCCAATGAACTCGGACTCAAGATGTACACCATCAAGGCGCCAGCGGAGCAAGACCGATTCGGTGGCGAAGGCGGCATGTACGATGCGATTCTCCGCCGCCGCGTGCGCACACTCCGACTCGCTGCCTGGCAATGCGAAAACACAAACGCCATTATTCTCGTCGATGAAGCCGACCAGATGCTCAACTGGCTTGAAAAAGGTATGCTCAACATGCTCATGGAAGACATCCACACGCCCATCATCTGGATTTCGAATTCCATGACGTTCGTCGAAGAAAGCACCCGCCGCCGTTTTGACTTTTCGATGGAATTCAAGAACTTTACGGCGGAAAAACGCGCTTTGCAGTTGCACTCCGTATTGAACGTGCTCCACGTTCCCGACATGATCAGCGAAGAAGAAATCCAGAACATCGCCGCGGAATACCCCGTCACAGTCGGCGGCTACACCAAGGCGGTCCAAAACGCCATCCCCGCCGCCAAGCAGGACAAAGGAATCGCGGTCACCGTCATCCGCAAAATGCTCGATGCACATGCGAACTTGCTCAACATCGCCCGCGACAACACCCGCGAAAAGACGACGCACGCTCCCGCTTACACGCTGACCGGGCTCAACATAGACCAGAACATTGACGACATTGTTGAAATCGCCGAGAACTTCAACGGTATTTGGGACAAGTTAAACGGCAAAGACGCTGCGCAGTCACTGAACATTCTGCTCTACGGCGCACCGGGAACAGGCAAAACTGAATTCGTGCGATTCCTTGCCCGCAAACTGAACAGAAATCTCGTCGTCAAGCGCGCTAGCGACTTGCTCGGGATGTACGTCGGCGAAACCGAAGCCAAAATCAAGGCCGCTTTCGAAGAAGCCGAAGAACGCAAAGCCATTCTCTTCTTCGATGAAGCCGATAGCTTCTTAAACGACCGCAACGGAGCCGTCCGCAATTTCGAAGTAACGCAGGTCAACGAACTCTTGACGCAGATGGAAAACTTCAACGGGATTTTCATCGCCGCCACAAATTTCAACGCAAGACTTGACAACGCCTCCCGCCGCCGCTTTGCGCTCAAGGTCAAATTTGACTACCTCACCCGCGAAGGGATTGAAACAGTATGGCACTCGTTCTTCCCCAAGCTCGAATGCCCCGCACAGGTCAAGCACATGACGACTCTCGCCCCGGGCGATTTCAGTGCCGTCTACAACCAGTTGCGTTACTTGCCCGCACATAAGCTCACCACCGACTGCATTGCTGACGCTCTTGAAAAAGAAGTTGAAGCGAAGGAAGGCAGCGATAACAAGAGAAAGATGGGGTTCTAA
- a CDS encoding BspA family leucine-rich repeat surface protein, producing MSDKVVVRDLEELRRLVYDTIQRLGPNCDLNFIDVSPMVEMTGLFTCPNHTFNGDISQWDVSNVINMDEMFSGSDFNGDISRWDVANVDSMYGMFKYSAFNGDISEWNVSNVQCMSNMFEGSVFNGDLSKWDVSRVNRMDDMFRYSKFNGDISKWDVSHVTSMDDMFHGSVFNGDISNWDVGMCRSFGGMFYRSAFCGDLERWNLVNPELMTFDMLECSLLDWNNCLPQWYKVIYRNQNVVEDFNELDSIDDDEDKNLPF from the coding sequence ATGTCGGATAAAGTTGTGGTGCGCGATCTTGAAGAACTGAGAAGATTGGTTTATGATACCATTCAACGCTTGGGACCGAATTGTGACTTGAACTTTATAGATGTATCTCCAATGGTGGAAATGACGGGACTGTTTACTTGTCCGAACCATACGTTTAATGGGGATATAAGCCAGTGGGACGTGTCCAATGTGATCAATATGGACGAAATGTTTTCGGGCTCCGATTTCAATGGCGACATTAGCCGTTGGGATGTGGCAAACGTTGATAGTATGTACGGAATGTTTAAATATTCCGCATTTAACGGAGATATATCGGAGTGGAATGTTTCAAATGTTCAATGCATGAGTAATATGTTTGAGGGGTCAGTTTTCAATGGAGACCTTTCTAAATGGGATGTGTCCCGAGTGAATCGCATGGATGACATGTTCCGTTATTCTAAGTTTAATGGGGATATCTCTAAATGGGATGTGTCGCACGTGACATCTATGGATGATATGTTTCATGGATCCGTGTTTAATGGAGATATCTCGAATTGGGATGTTGGAATGTGTAGAAGTTTTGGCGGTATGTTTTATCGTAGTGCCTTTTGTGGCGATTTGGAGCGTTGGAATCTTGTTAATCCGGAACTCATGACTTTTGATATGTTGGAATGCTCATTGTTGGATTGGAATAATTGTCTTCCGCAATGGTATAAGGTTATTTATAGAAATCAGAATGTTGTTGAAGATTTTAATGAATTGGACTCCATTGACGATGACGAGGATAAAAACCTGCCTTTTTAG
- a CDS encoding PDZ domain-containing protein, whose amino-acid sequence MNSFVKASLIAAMMTAPLMADESFGGVGITIYQVAEGVHVAEVIPGTPAAESNLRAGDVITAVDGVSLKGQNIEFSKAQLRGQVNKPLEITYTSNGETYSTVVRRAQITVKDLDNKAVKNWYGDKERVNAQELETFASATENDKQLVAVLSRGNLIKNDVSVASADVNGVYVEKAKTTPKFTKTTPVRTGDASLRLFNRKAVSFALKSPGRATVTILSADGEQIATLSLDNAVAGVNTINWNGSQIPSGRYVISIDHNGAVSGANAVLK is encoded by the coding sequence ATGAATTCTTTTGTTAAGGCTTCTTTGATTGCCGCTATGATGACCGCTCCGCTCATGGCTGACGAATCCTTTGGTGGTGTCGGCATCACTATTTACCAGGTGGCGGAAGGCGTTCACGTGGCAGAAGTTATCCCGGGAACTCCGGCTGCAGAGTCCAATCTCCGTGCCGGCGACGTGATTACCGCTGTTGACGGTGTCAGCCTCAAGGGCCAGAACATTGAATTTTCCAAGGCTCAGCTTCGTGGCCAGGTCAATAAGCCGCTCGAAATCACTTACACGAGCAATGGCGAAACCTATTCTACAGTGGTTCGTCGCGCCCAGATTACCGTGAAGGACTTGGACAACAAGGCCGTCAAGAACTGGTATGGCGATAAGGAACGCGTAAACGCTCAGGAACTTGAAACTTTTGCTAGCGCTACCGAAAATGACAAGCAGCTCGTCGCGGTGCTCAGCCGCGGAAACCTCATCAAGAACGATGTTTCTGTAGCCTCTGCTGATGTCAATGGCGTTTATGTGGAAAAGGCAAAGACCACTCCGAAGTTCACCAAGACGACTCCGGTCCGCACGGGTGATGCAAGCCTCCGTCTTTTCAACCGCAAGGCTGTTTCGTTTGCCCTCAAGTCTCCGGGCCGCGCTACCGTTACAATCCTGAGCGCTGATGGCGAACAGATTGCAACGCTTAGCCTCGACAACGCTGTCGCTGGTGTCAATACGATCAACTGGAACGGTTCTCAGATTCCGAGCGGCCGCTATGTTATTTCCATTGACCACAATGGCGCTGTGAGCGGTGCAAACGCTGTGCTCAAGTAA